Proteins found in one Bordetella genomosp. 11 genomic segment:
- a CDS encoding helix-turn-helix transcriptional regulator — MALDAEPPTLRAKPSASAGNRSAPPPKASAIRAKPAASRPSPAAGGAGLFDQPLHPYHAVADALAALFCPFVEAVVHDIRTDRVTHVAHPFSPRAAGDPSDLGDVDFAPDTSVIGPYEKINWDGRRIKSVTAVLRDQGGHPIGLLCVNADVTEFEGVRRMLDGFLRTTDSAPSPDDLFRNDWHERINRYVATWTAQRDTIVARLNREQRRQLIEDLHRTGAFDGKHAPAYVAGVLGISRATVYAELARLRAPTS, encoded by the coding sequence TTGGCCCTCGATGCAGAGCCGCCAACACTTCGCGCCAAGCCATCAGCATCCGCTGGCAACCGATCGGCCCCACCGCCAAAGGCATCCGCGATTCGTGCCAAGCCGGCTGCGTCGAGACCGTCGCCAGCGGCCGGCGGCGCTGGCCTGTTCGACCAGCCCCTGCACCCATATCATGCCGTCGCCGACGCCCTGGCCGCGCTGTTCTGCCCCTTCGTGGAAGCCGTCGTGCACGACATCCGGACCGATCGCGTGACGCACGTCGCGCATCCGTTTTCCCCGCGCGCTGCCGGCGATCCCTCCGACCTGGGCGACGTCGACTTCGCGCCGGACACATCGGTCATCGGCCCCTACGAGAAAATCAACTGGGACGGCCGCCGCATCAAATCCGTGACGGCGGTATTGCGCGATCAAGGCGGCCACCCGATCGGCCTGCTATGCGTGAACGCCGACGTGACCGAATTCGAAGGGGTTCGCCGCATGCTGGATGGCTTCCTGCGCACGACCGACAGCGCCCCCAGTCCGGACGACCTGTTCCGCAACGATTGGCACGAGCGCATCAACCGCTACGTCGCCACATGGACGGCCCAACGCGACACCATCGTCGCCCGCCTGAATCGCGAACAGCGCCGCCAACTGATCGAAGACCTGCACCGCACCGGCGCATTCGACGGCAAGCACGCCCCAGCCTATGTGGCCGGCGTCCTGGGCATCAGCCGCGCGACCGTATATGCCGAACTGGCACGCCTGAGAGCGCCCACCTCCTGA
- a CDS encoding M20 family metallopeptidase, which translates to MTRAAAIDHADAFFASGGFRDRLSRRIAMPTESQNPERAGDLAGYLHAELQPAFESMGFACRTLTHPKARAPFLYAERIEDPALPTVLGYGHGDVIRGLDAEWHEGLSPWALTESEGRWYGRGIADNKGQHTVNMEALRSVLETRGKLGFNAKYLVEMGEETGSPGLRQLCEANRELFAADLLIASDGPRLRAERPTVFLGARGGLNFDMTIEAREGGHHSGNWGGLLSNPGIQLAHAIASIVSPTGQIRIPAWVPKELPASVRRVLADCEVDGGAEGPQIDPDWGEPGLTPAEQVYGWCSFEVLAFKTGNPETPVNAIPPRAWARCQLRFVVGVDTEDLLPALRRHLDRQGFPMVKLTLTRETMFKATRLDPDDPWVRWAVESLARTSGKKPAVLPNLGGSLPNDIFTEVLGLRTIWVPHSYPSCSQHAPNEHLPPELLREGLRLMAGLYWDLGAGEVPALERG; encoded by the coding sequence ATGACCCGTGCCGCAGCAATCGACCATGCCGATGCCTTCTTCGCCTCCGGCGGATTCCGCGACCGGCTGTCCCGCCGCATCGCGATGCCGACGGAAAGCCAAAATCCGGAACGCGCTGGCGATCTGGCGGGCTACCTGCACGCCGAATTGCAGCCGGCTTTCGAGTCGATGGGCTTCGCCTGCCGCACGCTGACGCATCCGAAGGCGCGCGCGCCCTTTCTGTACGCGGAACGCATCGAGGACCCGGCCCTGCCGACGGTGCTGGGCTATGGCCATGGCGATGTCATCCGCGGCCTGGACGCCGAGTGGCACGAGGGACTGTCGCCCTGGGCCCTGACGGAGTCGGAAGGACGCTGGTACGGGCGCGGTATCGCCGATAACAAGGGACAGCATACGGTCAACATGGAGGCGCTGCGCAGCGTGCTGGAGACACGCGGCAAGCTGGGGTTCAACGCGAAGTATCTGGTGGAGATGGGCGAAGAGACCGGTTCGCCGGGGCTGCGTCAGCTTTGCGAGGCGAACCGCGAGCTGTTCGCCGCCGATTTGCTGATCGCGTCCGACGGGCCGCGGCTGCGCGCGGAACGGCCGACGGTGTTCCTGGGCGCGCGCGGGGGGCTGAATTTCGATATGACGATCGAGGCCCGCGAAGGAGGCCACCATTCGGGCAATTGGGGCGGGCTGTTGTCCAATCCGGGGATCCAGCTGGCCCATGCCATCGCAAGTATCGTGTCGCCGACGGGGCAGATCCGGATTCCGGCGTGGGTGCCGAAGGAGTTGCCGGCGTCGGTGCGCCGGGTGCTGGCCGATTGCGAGGTGGACGGGGGCGCGGAAGGCCCGCAGATCGATCCGGATTGGGGCGAGCCGGGGCTGACGCCGGCCGAGCAGGTGTACGGGTGGTGTTCTTTCGAGGTGTTGGCGTTCAAGACGGGGAATCCGGAGACGCCGGTGAATGCGATTCCGCCGCGCGCATGGGCGCGCTGTCAGTTGCGTTTCGTGGTGGGGGTGGATACGGAGGATCTTTTGCCGGCGTTGCGGCGGCATTTGGACCGGCAGGGGTTTCCGATGGTGAAGTTGACGCTGACGCGGGAGACGATGTTCAAGGCGACGCGGCTGGATCCGGACGATCCGTGGGTGCGGTGGGCGGTGGAGTCGCTGGCGCGGACGAGCGGGAAGAAGCCGGCGGTTCTGCCGAATTTGGGTGGGTCGTTGCCTAACGATATTTTTACCGAGGTGTTGGGATTGCGGACGATTTGGGTGCCGCATTCGTATCCGTCGTGTTCGCAGCATGCGCCGAATGAGCATTTGCCGCCGGAGTTGCTGCGGGAGGGGTTGAGGTTGATGGCGGGGTTGTATTGGGATTTGGGGGCGGGGGAGGTGCCGGCGTTGGAGCGGGGGTGA
- a CDS encoding threonine/serine dehydratase yields MARIADAFGGGADRLPADADGLARSVGGSASRANGFERGVDGLPSEPGCLDRDVDVLPSETSGLERGVDGFPSEPSGLDRGIDGFLSGSGGVRSEVDCLPEGERVGGLIWRREGFSRGVGVGSGPGAAGFLLPEVAMVSVLTIIPNWILRLIFRDTNCRYRSISVTDVFAAIMAAHGAIRPQVPVSPLERSGQLSQELGCEVWLKCDHLLPIGAFKVRGATNKIHVLGEAARKTGVVTASTGNHGMAAAWAGSRAGVPVTVYVPASAVRSKLDAIERLGGRLVVVDGPAIEAELQARRFGVEHGVPYISPYNDADIVAGQGTIGVEIAEQAGADVLDAVFVCVGGGGLAGGLGTAIKQLSPRTRVVGVWPRNSVCMLRALEAGRIVDVEEQPTLSDATAGAVEQGSITFPICQRVIDDRITVTEAEIAAAMRAVASAERWMVEGAAGVALAGLMQRKDEWRGKKVAVVLCGRNIGLDRFVQAVGGSTGMTTATAGT; encoded by the coding sequence TTGGCACGAATCGCGGATGCCTTTGGCGGTGGGGCCGATCGGTTGCCAGCGGATGCTGATGGCTTGGCGCGAAGTGTTGGCGGCTCTGCATCGAGGGCCAACGGTTTCGAGCGCGGCGTTGATGGCCTGCCATCGGAGCCCGGCTGCTTGGATCGAGATGTTGACGTCCTTCCATCGGAGACCAGCGGCCTGGAGCGCGGCGTCGACGGCTTCCCGTCGGAGCCCAGCGGATTGGATCGCGGTATCGATGGCTTTTTATCCGGGAGCGGCGGCGTGCGGAGCGAGGTCGATTGTTTACCGGAGGGCGAGCGTGTCGGGGGATTGATTTGGCGCCGTGAGGGCTTTTCGCGGGGGGTGGGGGTCGGCTCCGGGCCGGGTGCCGCGGGTTTTCTGCTGCCGGAGGTGGCCATGGTGTCGGTCCTGACGATTATTCCAAATTGGATTTTACGTCTAATATTCCGGGATACCAATTGCCGCTACAGGAGCATTTCCGTGACCGATGTGTTTGCCGCCATCATGGCCGCCCATGGCGCCATTCGCCCGCAGGTTCCCGTGTCGCCGCTGGAGCGAAGCGGACAGCTGTCGCAGGAGCTGGGCTGCGAGGTGTGGCTGAAGTGCGATCATCTTTTGCCGATCGGTGCGTTCAAGGTGCGGGGGGCGACGAACAAGATTCATGTGCTGGGTGAGGCGGCCCGCAAGACCGGTGTGGTGACGGCGTCCACCGGTAACCATGGCATGGCGGCGGCGTGGGCCGGGTCCCGTGCTGGTGTGCCGGTGACGGTGTATGTCCCGGCGTCGGCGGTGCGCTCCAAGCTGGATGCCATCGAGCGGCTGGGCGGCAGGCTCGTTGTCGTGGATGGGCCGGCCATCGAAGCGGAATTGCAGGCGCGCCGATTCGGCGTTGAGCATGGGGTTCCGTATATCTCGCCGTACAACGACGCGGACATTGTTGCCGGCCAGGGGACGATAGGCGTGGAGATCGCAGAACAGGCGGGCGCCGATGTGCTGGACGCGGTGTTTGTCTGCGTGGGCGGCGGGGGGCTGGCCGGCGGGCTGGGCACCGCGATCAAGCAGCTTTCGCCTCGCACCCGGGTGGTCGGCGTGTGGCCCAGGAATTCGGTCTGTATGCTGCGCGCGCTGGAAGCCGGCCGTATCGTCGATGTAGAGGAACAGCCGACGCTGTCCGATGCGACGGCGGGCGCCGTGGAGCAGGGTTCGATTACCTTTCCCATTTGCCAGCGGGTGATCGACGACCGCATCACGGTTACAGAGGCTGAAATCGCCGCCGCGATGCGTGCTGTCGCGAGTGCCGAACGTTGGATGGTAGAGGGCGCGGCAGGCGTGGCGCTGGCGGGGTTGATGCAGCGCAAGGACGAATGGCGCGGCAAGAAGGTGGCCGTGGTGCTGTGCGGCAGGAATATCGGCCTGGACCGGTTCGTCCAGGCCGTGGGCGGATCCACCGGGATGACGACGGCCACCGCCGGCACCTAG
- a CDS encoding aspartate carbamoyltransferase produces the protein MKLIAVILAFFALIGFAHAQNPAPSTMEPSGMDHAAHMKAEADTQRQAEVSRRGKDVMPFSLSATTHIFTRNAEGGVQRVVAKDASDTTQVTLIRQHLQEIRQQFLKGDFSDPSHIHGQDMPGLAELTKARPGQLDIAYQEVEGGAQLIYTTTEPTLVVALHKWFDAQLSDHGKDAIEEHQGH, from the coding sequence ATGAAGCTAATCGCAGTTATCCTCGCCTTCTTTGCCCTGATCGGTTTCGCGCACGCCCAGAACCCGGCTCCATCGACGATGGAGCCTTCCGGAATGGACCATGCGGCGCACATGAAAGCGGAGGCGGATACGCAGCGCCAGGCAGAGGTTTCCCGGCGCGGTAAGGACGTCATGCCCTTCAGCTTGTCGGCCACGACCCATATCTTCACCAGGAATGCCGAAGGGGGAGTCCAGCGCGTGGTGGCCAAGGATGCGTCAGACACCACACAGGTGACGCTCATCCGGCAACATTTGCAGGAAATCCGGCAGCAGTTCTTGAAAGGAGACTTCTCGGACCCGAGCCACATCCATGGCCAGGACATGCCGGGGCTGGCCGAGCTGACCAAAGCCAGGCCGGGACAACTGGACATCGCCTACCAGGAAGTCGAGGGCGGCGCCCAGCTGATCTACACAACGACAGAGCCCACCTTGGTGGTTGCGCTGCATAAGTGGTTTGATGCCCAGCTTTCCGACCATGGCAAAGATGCCATCGAAGAACATCAGGGTCATTGA
- a CDS encoding YybH family protein, producing the protein MSEQELKKVIAAADDAINREDFDRLMAFYADDAVLVLQPGMVARGKAHIRTAFDRIAEYFHHTLQVHQPEMQVLQAGDTALVLARAELRGRSAAGEPWQTTRFSTYVFRLDPAAGWLCMIDNSYGTSLLGPST; encoded by the coding sequence ATGTCAGAACAGGAACTCAAGAAGGTAATCGCCGCCGCCGACGACGCCATCAATCGCGAAGACTTCGATCGATTGATGGCGTTCTACGCGGATGACGCCGTGCTGGTGCTACAGCCCGGGATGGTTGCGCGAGGCAAGGCGCATATTCGCACCGCCTTTGATCGCATCGCCGAGTATTTTCACCACACCCTGCAGGTGCACCAACCGGAGATGCAGGTATTGCAGGCCGGCGACACCGCGCTGGTGCTCGCTCGTGCCGAGCTTCGAGGCCGGTCAGCCGCCGGCGAGCCTTGGCAGACGACGCGCTTCTCCACTTACGTGTTCCGACTCGACCCGGCGGCCGGATGGCTCTGCATGATAGACAACTCCTACGGCACCAGCCTTCTCGGTCCATCGACATAA
- a CDS encoding DUF1428 domain-containing protein, with protein sequence MTYVDGFVAAVPIENREKYIEHARIAAEIFKKHGALQVVECWEDQVPDGKLTSFPMAVKRKEGEAIVFAWITWPSREAEQAGMKAAMEDPRLQPGTNPMPFDGQRMIYGGFTTVLEV encoded by the coding sequence ATGACTTACGTAGACGGATTCGTCGCCGCCGTACCCATCGAAAACCGCGAGAAATATATCGAGCACGCGCGCATCGCGGCAGAGATATTCAAGAAGCACGGTGCCTTGCAGGTGGTGGAGTGCTGGGAAGACCAGGTACCCGACGGCAAGCTGACCTCTTTCCCGATGGCGGTGAAGCGCAAGGAAGGCGAAGCCATCGTGTTTGCCTGGATTACCTGGCCATCCCGCGAGGCGGAGCAGGCAGGGATGAAAGCGGCCATGGAAGATCCGCGCCTTCAGCCGGGCACCAACCCCATGCCGTTCGACGGGCAACGCATGATCTACGGCGGTTTCACGACGGTGCTGGAGGTCTGA